The Nicotiana sylvestris chromosome 6, ASM39365v2, whole genome shotgun sequence genomic sequence cataacaagccacctcgttcCATGAATGATATTTCATCACTTTTAAGAATGATGCTCAACATCAAACAAGGTGCTGGTGCTGGTTCTTATGCTGGTCGTACTTCCCAACTGATTCTTAGCCAGAATCGTAGTCCTGTTGTGGATTATTCAGATACTGATGACGAAGTCTTATCAGCTCACTACAGGCAGATTAAACACTTTAGTCATCCACATGCCTTGAACAAGTACGATGTTGAACGAGACAACGAAATTAACTGCAAAATCTGCGGGCTGCAACTTGTTGGCTCAGCTTATGGTTGTCAACGTTGTCAATTTTACCTACACGTTTCGTGCTTCGATCTGCCCCAAAAGATTCAGCACGATTCTCATCCCGCTCATCCTTTGACACTTCGATATCCATCCTACTACAAGAACTGTGGAAAAACTTGTGATGCTTGTTGTGAAGATATACGACGAAGTTTTCTGTACTGTTGTGATCCTTGCAACTTTGATCTTCATGTTACTTGTGCAACATTATATGGCATCGCGAGGAGAGCTGATTCTCCAAAGGATACTCTTCGACTTTACTACTCGTTTCCTATCAATGACAACAATCACATGCATTGGATTGCGCGATGCAATGTTTGTAACAAGAAGGTGTCTAAGGAAGGTTGGTTGTATTATAGCAGGGATACTGGCTATATTGCACATATTAAGTGTGCTAAAGATGCTAAAGTTGGGGTTTCTTGGATTAAAGAGAGACTTAATATGCTTAAAGTTAAATAGAAGACGTTAAATATGTGAGAGGATATATATCTGGCTGATCAAGTGcttgaaaatataaatatataatggTTAATTATGTATGTCGTTACGTGGAAATAAGGTTTCTTGCACTGGCAGCTATGACATAAGCCTAGGATTGTGCTCTATCTAGTAGAATTGGTGGCCCTGTGATGAGGCATATAGGTTGTCTACAATATTAGCCAccatatgtatgtatgtatgtatatctAATGCAATAACGTATGGAgtataacaaaaagaaaaggaatgacGACGATCGTAACTCGTCAGCTATGATTAACAAATAAGCTGTGTGTTTATTAGACAAGTTTGTTTTCTgcttttttgcatatttttttttaattctctcaAAAGGGAGTACGAAATTACCTATTTTTGTTCTGTTATAATTAACAAAAATTATTATTCTATGTGCACTGGAAATTTACACTTTTAGAAGACAGATAAGATGGCCGAGGTGCTCAATATCTGAAAGAGagattttagaaataattatggATTTCAGTTCGAGCttacagaaagaaagaaaaaagggaaaagaaaaatcacTTTAATTAAACTATTTTATTCACTAATCAAAATTACCTGACAGGACTCAATAATTACCTTAACATGTCCACTATTAACATATTAAAGAACCTCTCTTTTGATAACAACAGAAAGGAGATGATCTCTGGAATTAAGATTTTATATATAAAGCATTACTATAAATTTTGGCCAAAAGAACAAAAAGTTCTAGATTCAATGTGGGACGATATAATAGTACTTCTTTCATTCCCTTCCAATCAAAGAAGACTTAAGAGAGAGGGGAACTACGTGAAGTTGTTTCAAAGgttgagaaaatgatttgaaaggaGTGATGTGAGTCTGTACCAGAATGGTGAAATTAGTGGCACACTCAACATTTATTAAAAGAGTGTTGATTTATTATTATAGTTTAATTTTTAAGCGGTCTGactttgaaataataataatttctTAGTTTTACCTTCAGTCATAAATTATTATTTACTTTTTACAACCATTTTTAGGCGTGTAGGAATAATGTACATATACATTATTTTTTAGATattatttatgcatataaaataatttttttcgaaACGCATATCATCAGGTGACACATGCCTAAGGATTGTGTCTTTGCCACTTGGTGAAACTATCAGACCCCATTTGGTACGGTATTGTCTGCAATGGCTAAGAATGCCCAGATTAATGTCTTATAGATTACAAACTCAAATTAGCTGTGACATCAAATCTGCACAAAAAAAGCTAGCAAGAGAAGTGCCAAAGAAAAAATCTACTGTCTGATATTGACACACACACTCTAAAAAAGAACATACATGATTTCTGTTTTTGTTTTGCTTCGTAGAAACCATGTGGTGGTGGAGTTGATCAATTATGTCTTGTTCTCATTGTTTTCTAATTATGCTGAGTACGTGTATTGACTAAGTGACCAAAATGTTTTCTAATGTTTTTTCGAATTTGGTTTTGCCTCAATGCAGTCAAGACTCAAGACAAAACCTTCAGCTGGAATCCAATAAATGCTTACTATTTGGAAAGTTTACCGAAAATcatatctttttctttcttatgaAGTAAAATTTCTTTGAGTTCTTGTACCTTGTAACTTCATCGAAATTGGAATAGTTCTTATACTACTATATTAGTATGAAATCGAATCGCCTTGAAATATCCCTTCTTATCGATTCCTGTCAAAAAGAGCAATGTGGAATAGATGATTCCTAtgatcttttgttttttttttggttttttattatttttttgttatttcgtACTATACAAATCCTTTTGTGAGCATATAAATTTTGTTGAAATTAAATACGTAAAATAATtcggactatattttaaattcaagatatatttgTTCAAATAAATCTATTGGgttaatataattggattaattacaTAATTCAGCatatatgaattaaataaataggTCCAAAttcattgggctagcccatttagttGGGCTACAAATGATGAGCCCATCTCTTTAGGCCCAAGatatcatcttcctagaggcccagtttggtacCACACGTGAAATAACGTGGCACGACAAATCAAACGGAaaagccaataggatcatgccttATGTCAatatgacaaggcatgccaagtcaaactAAAAGGCCAATAAAACCACGTcacatgtgcaagtgacatgttttggccaatcaaatgcggccatgtcacacttcaatttgattggtcggaaagagtttgttcttatcataacttctcccttccacaactataaataggggtcttcataacccagaaaagacaccagaagttataacaagaagcaagaaagagctcgtggatcaaacgctgcaaattcctaCACAAGTTTCAaacttcaagcaatcaagttcaagttcaaaaAATTAAGTTCAAGCTCaggaacgaagaacaaatcaagttcaagttcaagaacgaagaacaaatcaaggttcaCGGAGTACAAGTTCAAATTAAAGTTTGTGCTAGTTGAATTCAAGATCATAGTTCATGACaacaaatatagattcaagatcaagcttaaaggcccttgaatttatttactattgaaaagaagaatcagaggattcatagagatcaattgtaacactcaaatatttgaaataaaatactatgattgttgtAATATTTTTcgatcttgattttattttctcgacacAATTTATTGTCTATAAATTCTGGCATGCCCGGTGGGACAAtatctacctctcatctcaacttctCAATCCCCAAAgtccaagaacattgaaatggatTCAAAGGAAATCAACTCCAGTTCAACTTCCACTAAGGCTGCTAATTCCAGGTTCTATgttgatgtggaaagcatccttaatgtcacctttggaagctttggaccagttacgaggagcaaagtaAGCTCGTTAGGACAACAAGCATCCTAAGTACTGTCCGCAACAACCCCTGTTTTCGGATCtccatcctcaaaaggagcaagatctttcATAAACACACCTGAAGGAGGAAGCAATGTTGCTGAAAAggtcaagaaaactcttgctctgcttgacctctcctgatccaagcactctgctgtaaagaaagatgatgatgcttcaagtggtggatcctccccacttacaccacatagtgtgagccaatcaaggatcaatTTATGTGAAAATTCATGCTACTCTCCATCGTCCACGACAATCATACAAGCCAtagtgacaaacacttcatctatggaTGAGCAGTTGGCAAACATGACGGAAGCAATCACTGGCTTGACCaagtgcatgcaaaatcaagatgcTATAATCGACAAGCTAACAGATAGAGTGGGAATCTTaatggaagaagaatccacccatgcacctagcaagctcccagaagttccAGAGACTGATTCTCTCCCAAGACAAGTAGCATCTGCTAAGGCTATCCCcgtctcatctgaagggatgattccaatcgatcaactgaaggagttcacTGAAGGAACCATCAAGAAGAAGTATGAAGTTGCTGCCAAGTCCTCCCTTATATATGCAAAGTCGTACACtacaagggtcgatatgttgaagatgcctgcAAGTTATCAACCTCTAAAGTTTCAACAATTTCATGGAAAAGGTAATCCAAAGCAACATCTGTCGCACTTCGTTGAGACGTGCAACAATgttgggacttatggagattacctcgtcAAGAAGTTTAACCGCTCACTAAAAGGAAATACTTTTGACTGGTACACAAACCTTGAGGCTGGATCTATTgatagctgggatcaactagagcaagacttcctcaatcgcttttatagcacaAGGCACACTGTGAGCATGGTGGAACTCACAAATACTCGCCAACAAAAAGGTCAAATAGTTATTTACTTTACCAATCGTTGGAGGAACGCTAGCCTCAACTGTaaagacaggcttagtgaagcttctggcatagagatgtatatccaaggcatgcattggtgattgcgctacatcttgcaaggtatcaagcctagcacATCTGAAGAACTTGCAACCCatgcccatgacatggaattgagcatggccttTGTTGGAAGCAAAACGGtgcccatctatgaacctcgcaaaaggaacgacaagcaagaagtcaggaagtaGGGCAAGTTCATACCTAAGTTTGAAGGAAAAGAAGCTGTGAATGTCAACACATCACCTGTAAATTTCAcgacgaaggtgagcaagaagtTGAGTATAAAatcacttcttttcaagataagccaagtagaaagttgactctaaaagaaatacaagagaaagagtacccatttctggattctgatgtgccagctATTTTTGAAGAACCCCTCGAGTTAAATAtcattgagcttccggagatgaagcgaccaaatgaagctggaaaagtaaatgacccaaattactgcaaataccATCAACTAGTGAGCCATCCTctagagaagtgctttgtcttcaaggacaagGTTATGGACTTGGCTCGCAAAAAGAAGTTCATGCTTGAAGATGATaaagcaagcgcaaaccaagtctctatcacctttgtcTCATTCTGTCCGGATGAATTATatggttttaaagaaagtaaagatgaagaattactggagaacgacaaagctgaagtcaatcaacctgatgatgatgaaggttggatgTTGGTGACTCGTCATAAGCACCACAAAAGGAGCTCACGAAAAGAATCAGTAAAACAGCCAACAAGAAAaatgatggtaaaaagaccaagGAGATGGAATCCAGTTAAGCACTtcaagaaagcaaaagtggaggtaCGCCACTCTCAAAAGCCACGAAATCCAGTGACCTTAGAGGAGTTTTTATCAAGTTGGTTCCGTACAAAGATTTCCTATGAGGGTACTGATGCCTCTTATTGCCATGCTGAcgaaggggaagaaaagagtgataaccTACCATTGGCGCCATATTTGGAAAAGCTCATTGAGTCCACTCCTCAAGAGGTTAATGCTTATGAGGAAAaggtcacgttcacaaatgacgattTTCTACTAGGTGACACTCTTTataaccgcccattgtacctggttggctatatgcatgatgaaagggtaaatcgaattttgattgatggaggatcctcagtgaacattttgccaattcgcatagtgaaagaacttggtattcccatgaacgaactctcagaaagtcgtgtgatgatccaaggattcaactaGGGGGAAAAGAGCCATAGGTGTAATCAGGCTGGAAATCACCATTTAAGATATGCAATCAACTGCATGGCTGCATATGATCGGtgcaaagacttcatacaacATCGTTCTTGGAAAGCCTTAGATACATGAGAATAATgtagttccatctacctaccatcagtGTTTAAAATACTACGATGGTGAAGTCGAGAAAAagatagttgctgatgatgagccattcatcgaggctgagtcacacttcgccGATGCAAATTCTACTTGAAGAACTGCATTGTGAAGGAGATAAAAGCTTATGATGGCATAAAAAGCAAGAATAACGAGCCCACGGCTAAAAGAGAAGAGGTGACTACTGATGAAGCCAAAGCTATTACTgaggaagtacaacccaacatgaataaatcttatagagggaatattgcgtcttatggcaagaaagtaagTCCTGCGCTCCAATATgtttctaaaaagaaaaaaagatgaagGTGAATCATCTAATCTCCAAACTAACATGTTAAAAgagttaactcttccggtaaaatgaattgaggcagtaaagttatCCTCAAAGCCACTTGCAGGGTCTGTGGCCAAAAAACATCTGCAggatgtggcactccctacaaagcgaacagatgaaggtttAGATCTTAATGCTTATAGGCTACCATCAGAAGCTGCGATGAGACAACCACGTAAAAGTTTGGGATACAAGCAATCGTCATCAGTGCGCATCTCCATAAGAAGGGTGAGCATCAATTACATCACTGTAGAAGATGAATCGGCCGCTTCTAACaagccttctgtctttgatcgacttggaaaatcaactgtgaGGACTTCCGTGTTTGAGAGACTAGGTCCATTAAATAAGGCGAACAAGTTCTAGAGAAATTTTCAAAGCATAAGAGCACCTGTTTCGCACAAAATCCagaagatctctaaggatttccaaagtttggttccttctagaatgaggtgacaaacaaaacttgtggtttcatgtaaagaagTACTAAAGGAAAATCCATATACTatggtctacactaaggaacgtGATGAAGATaaagaaagtgtgggttctttGTATCATGTTACTGTACAAGTCGAGAATGGTGTCCGATCTTCAATGGGGGATAATGcagaattggaggatgtttcaccctgttatcacatatccttcaatgatggggaccctcaagaagatgaagatgtgaAAGATGCTGCAcatgaacttgaagaagaagtgAAGACGatagttgatgccttaaaagaagttaaccttggcaccaATGAAGAACCAAGACCCACTTACCTAAGAACTTTACTAGAAGTTGATGAAGaaagcacttatattgagttattCAACGAGTTGagggatgtctttgcttggagttacaaagaaatgcctggcttggacccgaaagtatCAGTCCATCACCTTGCAATCAAGAATGGTGCTCGCCCtattaaacaagctcaaaggcgctttaggccggacttggttcccttgattgaaaccaaagttaacaaactcatcgaagcagctggctttattcgtgaagttaaatacccaacgtGGGTTTTAAGTATCGTCCttgtaaggaagaagaatggctAGATTCGAGTGTGCGTCGACTTCAGGGATATCAACAATGCATGTCCCAAATATGAATTCCCGCTTCCTATTACAaagctgatgatcgatgctactactgggtaTGAGGCAATGTCGTTTATAGATGGTTcgtcaggctataaccaaattcgcatAGCACCAAAAGATGAATAGCTTACTGCATTCCGTGCCCCCGgtgtatttattgctacaaggtaatgccttttggcttgaagaatgctggtgctacttatcaaagggctatgcagaatatttttgaCGAACTTCTCCATAAAAATGTCGAATGCTATGTGGacgacttggtggtaaaatcaagaaAGAGGGGCAACTATTTGAAAGAACTGAGAATGGTGTTTGAGTTGCTCtagaggtaccaacttaggatgaatccattgaaatgcgcctttggagttacttctggaaagttcctttgcttcattgtccgacatcgagggatttaaattgatcaagccaaagtagatgcaatcttgaaaatgcctgagcctcggGATATTCAcgaattgaaaagtctgcaaggaaagtTTGTGTACCTTAGAATATTCATCTCGAACCTAGCTGGGAGGTGCTAACCATTTAGTCGCCTCATGAATAAAGGAgttcctttcaagtgggaccaagcttgtagcaatgcctttgaaagtatcaaaacctacttgatgaagcctccagttttagcagcTCATATACCTagaaagccattgatactatacattgcggcgcaagaaaggtctgttggagcactgtTGGCCCAATAAAATAGTAAGGGGAAAGAAAAATCTCTTTACTACTTGAacaggatgatgacaccaaacgagctgaattattcgccaattgaaaagttgtgtttggcgctagtcttctcaattcaaaagttgaagcactactttcaagctcatgttgtctgtcttgtttctaaagcaaatTCCATCAAGTTCGTAATGTCAAAGCCcgttcttagtgatcgactagagAGATGGTACCTCCAACttcaacaattcgagattttgtacatccctcaaaaggctgtaaaaggacaagcattggcaggcTTCTTGGTAGATCATCTGATGCCTGATGATTGGGAGCTAACTgacgaactacctgatgaggacgcaatggtcgttgaagttcaacctccatggaagatgtactttgatggtgctgcgcaTTATGGAGGAGCTGGTGATAACGTAGTATTTGTTACTTCCcaaggtgaagtcttgccctactccttcaccttgacacaacAATGTTCTAACAATGTTGCTGagtatcaagcattaatacttgggcttgaaatggtcATTGATATAAAAAATTGCAATTGTAAGTCTTTCGTGACTCCCAGTTAGTAGTCAATCAGCTTTTAGGTAGTTACAAGGTCAAGAAGCCTGAATTAcacccatatcatgattacgctaaaacattaatggggtggctcggtgatgtgactattcagcatgTTCCAAGGAATGAAAATAAGAAGGTTGATGCTTTAGTTGCCCTAACTTCATCGTTAAGCTTACCTGATCAAGCGCAAGTTACTGtttgccaaaaatgggtagtaccaccgccaaatgaggctgaaggcgaagaaaatgaactcaagcatATTGTCATTGTTTCTGAAGTTGATAAAGAAGAATGGAAACAACCCATTATCGATtacttatgctatgggatacttctAGAAAATCCGAGTAGAAGGACTGAAATCCGtcgtcgtgcacctcgcttcctttactacaaagatactcAATACAGAAGGTCATTCGAGGGAGTGCTCTTGCGATACTTAGGGGAATAAGAATCACTCCAAGCTTTGCAGAGGTCTACAAACAACCATAGGATATAACTGCTCTAATACCGCTTTTGTCACaaccaaactgatgggccgcgacgggggcccgagtcctacctgtcgaacTCCCTTAAGCATGCGACTAATATATGAACATGGATAACATCTTCTGAATTACGACAATAACATGCGTGAGGAAAACCTGTCCAAAAGGCATATATACATAAGCGTGTGAaatacgtagggcgagccgacaaggctactatagacaactatatatccaaaactggaagccggcatggccacatactatccaattATACATATTATCTACTGACCTTTAATAGAATATACAATTGTACAAGCACGGGACTGGGCCCTATCATAACCATATATGTATACAaatatatcgtaccaaaatccaAAGCAGCTTCGGATCAAATGAAGCAGACCAACTCTCGCCGATCAAGGATCCTAAAAAGGGGGACCGTTAGCCTGTCTACCtccacctgcgggcatgaaatgctgGCCCTGGGAAATAGGACATCGGTAGAATAAtgcactgagtatgtaaggcatgaaaatcagtacataaaagtcatagataaaacatggaataaagaattaCGCATGTAAGTCTAAATagctgaaacatttataatgtcatgtaaACCCTGAGAGtattccatcatatcatctcggccattgtgggcaaaatcatcaacatataccagtgtGGTGTGTATATGAcatcgtaacctttttccatattccatatacatataatatacgcgtatataacgccatcttggtcatgggtcaatgtacatatataaatgaataaaatgcataagaaatacattAATAAGATTTTCTTGGAATGTTATAAGATTATTATACCTTTCGGATAACTTTATCAACAACGtgtttttctgagacccatgacaGAAGATATAATGATAATTCATATGtgaaatcaagaacataggcatccttagtaattctatgaatagagtcgtttatgaaagttgtgcatttgctcgtttcgtttgtatcgtgtGGAATATGCcagaaagaaagaagggatagccttaacaacctgagtcgattctcttgacaatccctctaacacacgttagTTGCGACAAAACACGTGATGCCAAGATTGGAGTAGGGgcaaaatccatatgatatttttgagaaagattgcaccgtactcccttataattgcaaaatctcacgttaATTTGAATTGTTAAAGGTCTTACGTTGCTTATATGATATATAATATGCAGATGCATATTAGAATGGTTAACGTTACTTATGTTTCTTGTTCATAAATTTGAGATATCTTATATATGGATGTGGGTCCCACTTAATGTGGTGGCTTAACCATATAATCCAAATGGCTTAATCTTGCCACATAACCCATGATGACTTAAGAGTCATAAAGCATTgggtggcttgctgccacgtggggtttTTGATTTATCCAAAGATTTTAATATTCCAAAATCACTGTTACTCGAACATCTTTCCCCTTGGTCATAAGGTAAGACAACatgtaatgcctcaatttcttccttacccaaactAAAGCCAAGCAGTTTTTCTCCAAATTggattaatctcccactaaaaattattaattacccaattatccacatgattaagaattatctcaacttacttaaaatacaactcacttttaacatactttatacaccttactatcatggtcatgtagtaccttgtatgtaactaatccataaataccgggtattatagcttggaccgtattttatcccaaatcgacaatcttccacaaaattcattttctttgattcatTTACCTTTTAATCTTCACGGCACTTTACTTATCGCTTGTTTTAAATAACATAAATGCGTATatcctcaagataatctcatccctaagtctatgtcgattaacttacgacgaaacttttaCGTACGAAATGCGGGATATAACAAGGCCCTGCAGAGGGACCCACTGGGAGTCCAGTTTTAGCAGCCAACTCAAGTTCACGAGCCTTAGCAATTTCAGTATCAAAATCAATGATACCATCTTTGGCCTCctccaaggtttttctcctcataTTATACATGGTGTAAATTTTCTCAACAACGAGGGAAGCCGCTCGGAGCTTAAGTTCTTCATTGAGTTGAGTCACCTCGGCAGAAAGATTTTCCCGGGCGAATCTGGTAAACTTGAGGCTAACGTCAAGATCATGGACATTAGAACTAAAAATTCTATTATACTTAAGGGTCTTCTTATACTTCTACTCCAACCGAGCGTATTTTGCCCCCACAACAGCAAACTCTTGAGACTTGGAATTCAAGGATGCCTGTAAGTTTGTCAATCTTTTAGTAGAGGCAGCCTCACGATCGGATGCAGCAAGAACAACATTATGGACTTCAACCCATTTAGCTTTAGCCTCTTCAAATTGAACCCTCAACGGGGCAATCTCTTGGCTAAGGGTTTCCACTTCTTGCTCGCTTTGCTACAAATGAGTCTCTACTACAACGGCCTCAGTGGCTTTGGCTTCCAGCTCCAAGCGAGCGGCACTTTGCTCCCGCTCTGCCAAAAGTTGATCCTGTGCGGAGGTAATTTCTTCCTTCTCACAAATCAACCTCTGAAGGCACTCGGAAGCAAGAAAGTTGGACTATAAAACAAGAAAGGAAGAACTCAGGATATGTTTAAGCAAAAATAGAAGAAACAACAAATGAAGTAAATAATGTACCGTTGCGGCATTATACATGGCATTGTTCAACAAGCATTCTCCCGAGAGAGACTAAATCTTTTTCTGAATCTAAAGCCTTCAGATAATTAGCAATTTCCACGGGGCGGGATAATAAGTTGCATCCGGTGAAGACCGAAAGAGTAGTATTTCTCCTCCCCTATGGATCTTCAAAGGGGGAAACGTAATTTTGCCCTAAATTCCCCTGAACTTGGGACTGGGGAAGAGGAACACCTTCTTCTTGGTGAGGTGTGACCAGTGGATTTTGATGTAGCGGTTGCTGATGGAAGAGCTGGGGAAGAAAGAGATAAAGTTGATGGCGATGAAGGATGTGAAGCAGCCACAACAAATGCAGTGATGGTTATTAGATGCTCAACAACCGAAGATGGTAGGGACTCGGTACTCAGCCCCGCAGTACTGGGCACAGCAACGTGGGCCCGGAAATAGGAGTTGGAATTTTCTACCAAATCAAACTCCCCCAAAGTGCTGAGACATCGTCCTCGGTTGGTGTAACTAACTCAACAGATTGAGCATTCTGTTGAGTTCATGAGGATCGTCTTCTTCTATGTAGAGAAGCTCCATCATCACTTGCTTCTCCATCGTCGTCGATCATCACGGTGTCTATGATCGGCTCGGGAGGAGGGTTAGTCATCATAACTTCCGGAGACAAATCGGTGCAATAGTCTTCACCCTCTTATTCTTTTCCCCAGCCGCAGAAAAACACCttctttttggttgcttgttATCCGGTCAGGGACTCCGTACCGAAACACTTGTACCCAAAGCAGGCCCAGAGACACCTGTTCGAGTGAGCGCCTCCTGAAGCAGCCTCACTGCATCAGCAAGGTCATCCAAAGCATCCTCCTCAGGAACATCAATTGAGCCCGGGGGTAAACCTAATTTCAAAGAAAAGATAGATGAGATCAATCAATTTCCTCACATAAAAAGCTGAAACATGGTAAGTCTGAATTACCATAATTTTTTTGCCTTCCACCCATATTTGAGGGACACTTCTTTCCACGTGCGGGTTTCAGACGTAGTGAT encodes the following:
- the LOC104216739 gene encoding protein VACUOLELESS GAMETOPHYTES-like, which gives rise to MYVNCSSYLNTKDDDDSASDEFPRILIRNPNQLRATSVQNPRRPVVDYSESEDEGQAQWFNHNKPPRSMNDISSLLRMMLNIKQGAGAGSYAGRTSQLILSQNRSPVVDYSDTDDEVLSAHYRQIKHFSHPHALNKYDVERDNEINCKICGLQLVGSAYGCQRCQFYLHVSCFDLPQKIQHDSHPAHPLTLRYPSYYKNCGKTCDACCEDIRRSFLYCCDPCNFDLHVTCATLYGIARRADSPKDTLRLYYSFPINDNNHMHWIARCNVCNKKVSKEGWLYYSRDTGYIAHIKCAKDAKVGVSWIKERLNMLKVK
- the LOC138871691 gene encoding uncharacterized protein — encoded protein: MTPNELNYSPIEKLCLALVFSIQKLKHYFQAHVVCLVSKANSIKFVMSKPVLSDRLERWYLQLQQFEILYIPQKAVKGQALAGFLVDHLMPDDWELTDELPDEDAMVVEVQPPWKMYFDGAAHYGGAGDNVVFVTSQGEVLPYSFTLTQQCSNNVAEYQALILGLEMLVVNQLLGSYKVKKPELHPYHDYAKTLMGWLGDVTIQHVPRNENKKVDALVALTSSLSLPDQAQVTVCQKWVVPPPNEAEGEENELKHIVIVSEVDKEEWKQPIIDYLCYGILLENPSRRTEIRRRAPRFLYYKDTQYRRSFEGVLLRYLGE